The following are encoded together in the Perca fluviatilis chromosome 23, GENO_Pfluv_1.0, whole genome shotgun sequence genome:
- the LOC120553730 gene encoding adenosine deaminase 2-A-like, producing the protein MGLLLWQLLETLRAQIGDPTGFDNSLMKQLTLFTEDPDGEYPSQEVVWEKFEKAFIAAAGLITHAPVLRDYFYKGLEELLHDNIMYLEFRSGLSRTYELDGTIHDKVWTLKTFQDVTRKFIADHLDFLGARVIISVHRALSVSEVKAAVKEAIQLQKDFPDVVAGFDMVGREDSGRSLWYFREALSMPAELGVTLPYFFHAGETDDDGTNVDQNILDALLFNTTRIGHGYALAHHPLAKELSRKRNVAVELCPISNQVR; encoded by the exons ATGGGACTGCTTCTATGGCAGCTGCTTGAGACATTGAGAGCCCAAATAGGAGACCCTACAGGCTTTGATAACAG TTTAATGAAGCAGCTCACGCTGTTCACTGAGGATCCGGATGGAGAGTACCCGAGCCAAGAGGttgtgtgggagaagtttgagAAAGCCTTCATCGCAGCTGCTGGGCTCATCACCCATGCCCCTGTGCTGAGGGACTACTTCTATAAGGGCCTAGAGGAGCTTCTCCATGACAACATCATGTATCTGGAATTCAGGAGCGGTCTCTCAAGG ACGTATGAGCTTGATGGAACCATTCACGATAAGGTGTGGACTCTGAAAACATTTCAAGACGTTACAAGGAAATTTATAGCAGATCACCTGGACTTTCTTGGGGCTCGTGTCATCATTTCTGTGCACAG GGCTCTGAGTGTATCGGAGGTCAAAGCAGCTGTAAAAGAGGCCATCCAGCTGCAAAAGGACTTCCCAGATGTTGTTGCAGGATTTGACATG GTTGGCAGGGAGGACAGTGGGAGGTCTCTTTGGTACTTTAGGGAGGCACTTTCTATGCCAGCTGAACTGGGTGTCACTCTGCCATACTTCTTTCACGCAGGGGAAACAG ATGATGATGGCACCAACGTAGATCAAAACATTCTTGACGCCCTTCTGTTCAACACGACACGTATCGGGCACGGCTATGCTTTGGCACACCATCCACTTGCCAAAGAGCTATCTCGGAAAAGAAACGTGGCTGTGGAACTGTGCCCCATCTCAAACCAGGTCAGATAA